TTTATAGTCTGGTTatctttgcatatttatttatataatgattagatgtaatgatttttttcacatgGATGTATTCCTATTCTCTAGAAAATAATCCATCCACGTGGTTCCACTTTTAAGATAATTAAGTCACTCTGTGTTAATAGGAGCTAAAGATAAAGCTATATAGGACCTACTTTGCTTAACCCACCAAGTTATCAGCTCAGCTGCCTTTGAGAGTATTGGATGTCTAAGTAATCTTACTAAGTGAGGACAGTTCCTCATAGCTAGCTTCTGATCTTCTTTGTATTTGATGTATTCTGTGATGGCATTGAAGAAGTTTAAAGCAGTGGTATTCAGAATGCTGAGTATTCATCATAAGTCTAATGCTGTGTCTGCTGAGCAACAAACTGCCACTTCCTTAATTCAAGCCCCTACTACCACTTAACCTGAATGATTGTAGTGGCCTCATAACTCACATCCCAACCCCTTAAGTGTTTTCACCTGGAGTCTTTGGTGTTCTAGTATATATATCTAGTAGTCTTTGGTATTTAGGACCTTGCTGCTTGACTAACATTCCTTGTGCACAATTCTGATTCTGGTAGTTCCTTATTCAAAACTCTTTAGTGACTGCCCATTGTCTATATTTTCCACTACTTAACCTTTAAATCATGGCCCAGGCCCAGTGTAGCTCAATCAGCTTTGTCTGCATGTTCTCCTTCATGCAGTGTATGTGATAGTCCTTGTCTTCCTCAGCCCTATGTGACTAAGTACTAAGGACCTTCAGCTTACAGCTCGACCTTGATCTCTTAAGCTTGTCACTTAAGCTCTGGTGGGTAAGATCAGAAATTAGACTTATTACCTGAAGCCAGAGTCCCTGAGATGAGCCCACCAAACGATAGTTTCCTTCCTGTTCTGCTCCATCATTGCAGACACCTAGAATTAGCTCTTGATTAGTTAGCACTGGTATGATGACTGCCATAATGATAAGAACATGGGACTTAGAGTGAGGGTTTTGCCATTGACTTCTTGTCTGTCCTGGGCTGgggattctctctctctttggttgAGTGGTGCTTAGTCCTGGCAGGAAAACCTCAGTCTGTAAGGGTgagtttcttctttaattttattcttaagcTTCCAGCCTACTAAATTAGGGCATTCTCACTGAACTCTAGCCCCCTTGGCTGGGGCCCTGAATACTGTCCCCTTAATTTTTGCTCTGAATACAGATCTTCTTCTTTGGGCCCCTGAAACAATTAAGTAGAGATATAAACTCCATTCTTAGGTTCTTATCATCCTCAACTCCTGTATCATCACATACATAATATCTTTATTTGCCACTGGGCTTCAAATTGTTCTATCCATTCTCTTGCATATGAATGCTAGCCTGGAATGTACTTAAGTTTACCATACCCCAGATTTGGCATGTAGAGCTGGGCCTGGCAATATAAGGCCCTTGGGCTAAATCTAGcccaactatttttttaaaaaataaagttttattgcaacacGGCCATGCCCACTCATTTACGTATTGTCTGTGGCAGTATTgtcaatggcagagttgagtagttgtcaCAGAAACTGTATGGCCGgcaaaatcttaaatatttactgtctgattCTTTACAGAAAACCTTTGCTGACCTCTGATCTAAAGCCAAGTAGTTCCCCTAGCTTTTTATATTGCTTATTCTTTGATAATTCCTCATTCCCATCCTGTCAACCAATACAGACCCCAAAGGCCAGTTCATTAAGACTACGAAGATAAGTTCCAACCCATTCAAACTTCTTGCTTTTACTTGAATTTCCCTGCTTCCTCTTTGTTATCTTCCTAAGATGTCCTTTCCCTGTGTTTTGCTTCTTAGCGAAAGAGACGCTGTAGAGTAGCCTTATGATATGTCTTTTAATGTCATATCATGTCGTAATATGAAAGTCTTTCAACATTGCCAATATCTTTCAACACAACCTTCCAATAGTTCCAAGATTAGGCTTTTCAGTTCTTTACTGTCTCTAACATCAGGTATTCTGAGCTCCATAGCGTCCAATACCTCCAGTTGCCAGATCTTCTAAATATTACAACATCCATGGCTTCCACTCTCTGGCCTATAGCATCTCCAATGCCAGTGTTTTCTAATCTCCTCAATATTGGGGTCATTAAAAGTTTAGCTCTTCTAATATCttcaataatcattttttaagttGTAGGTCTTGTCTTTCAGGGTTCAGAGTTCTAACTTCTAATTATTCTATGTTCCCAATCCTCCAATGTCTCCTATATATAGGTCTTCTAGAGTCTATGTGTTTCATTATGTCTAAGTCTAGCTCCAATATCTTCTAGCACTTACATCATTCGGTTCCTACAACTTTTAGTGTCTCCTAAAGCCTGATTTTACAATGTCTTCTTATCACCAGTTCCTCCAATGTCCAAGTCAATATCTTTAAGAACCTGGTCTTTCAACATTCAGGTGTTCTAACATCCCCAATGTCTGAATGACTAGGTCTCTTAATGTCCTGATCTCTTAGTGTCCAGGTCTAAAGTCCGGGGCTGCCAACAGCCTTGACTTTCAGCATCATGAAAATTACATCTTCCAAATTCTATGCATTTTAACATGAATATGTCAATATCCAGGTTTTCTAATGTCTCCCAATATCCAAGGCATCTGATTTTAGGATTTCTAAATACCTAGATCTTCTATTGTCCATATCTTCCAATGTTTAGGGATTCCAAGTTACAGGACTTGCAATGTCTTTAGTGTTCAGTGTTTCCAGTATCTATGGCTTCCAATATCCATGAATTCTAACATTCAGGGCCTCCAATGTCTCCAATGTCCAGAATAACCAATGTCATCAAAATTCAAGGCTTCCAATGTCTCCAACATCCTGTGCTTCCAATGTCTCCAATGTCCAGGGTTTCGACTGGTGCCAGTGTCAAGGTCTTCCTACAACACCAGGTCTTCCAGAAACTCCAAGTCTTCCAACTAATTTCAAGCCTTCCAACAACATCAAGGTCTTCCAGAAGATTTACGTCTTCCAGACAATTCACGTCTTCCAGACAATCCATGGCTTCCAGTAAATCCAGTCTTCCAGCAATTACGGGTCTTCCACAAAATCCATATCTTCCAGGAAAATCCATGTCTTCCAGAAAAATCCATGTCTTCCAATGGTTTCAAGGTCTTCCAGACAATCCACGTCTTCCAACAATTTCAAGGTCTTCCGGCTAATCCACGTCTTCCAGAAAAATCTGTCTTCCGCCAAATCCAAGTCTTCCAGTCAATCCAGGTCTTCCAGCTAATTTATGTCTTCCAGAAAGAAATCCAGGTCTTCCACTCAGTCTGTGTCTTCCAGGAACATCTACGTCTTCCACCAAATCCAGATCTTCCACCAAATCCAGTCTTCCAGCCAATCCACGTCTTCCAGAGAAAATCTATGTCTTCCACTAAGTCCAGGTCTTCCGATAATGCCACGTCTTCCAGAAAATTCGTGTCTTCCACTAAATCCAAGTCTTCCAGCAAATATATGTCTTCCAGAAAATCCATGTCTTCCAGTAACCTCCAGGTCTTCCAGCAAATCTACGTCTTCCAAACAACCCAGGTCTTCCAGACAATTTGGGTCTTCCTGAAAATCCACGTCTTCCAGAAAACCCATGTCTTCCAGGAAATCCATGTCTTCCAACGACCTCCAGGTCTTCCAGCCTATCCAAGTCTTCCAGAAAATTCATGTCTTCCAGAAAATTCATGGCTTCCAGAAAATCCATGTCTTCCAGGAAATCTATGTCTTCCAGCAAACCCTTGTCTTCCAACAAAGCTGTGTCTTCCATCAAATTCATGTCTTCCAGCCTACCCAGGTCTTCCAACAAAATTACGTCTTCCTGAAAATCCATGTCTTCCAACAAAGCCACGTCTTCCAGAAAATCCACGTCTTCTAGCTAAGCCACGTCTTCCAGAAAATCCACGTCTTCCTACACCTCCAGGTCTTCCAGCATCTCCAGGGCTTCCAGCATCTGCTCGTCTTCCAGCATCTCCACGTCTTCCAGCGTCTCTGCGTCTTCCAGCATCTCCATGTCTTCCGACAGCTACCCAGTCTTCCAAGAGCGGGCTCAATACCCACGTCTTCCAACGTCTCCAGTGTACCGGTCTTCTAACATTCAGATCTTCCAGTGTCTACGATATCCAGGTATTCTAATATGTTCTACAGTCCAGGTCTTCTGACCTTTCCCCAGATCCAGACTCTTTCAAAATTAGTCTTCCCAGGTCCGAGCCTATCCATGTTCAGATCTTTAAACAGACAGGTCTTCCAACTCAAATATTCCTGCTTCTAGTAGAAATAGCTTCAAAAAATTTAATAGAGTATTCCTTCTTATAGACCACATCTTATGGATCAACTGTACTGCAGCCTAATAGTATTTTTTTGCTATTAGGAAATGTGTAGTTATTCTTTACAGCTTTTTGAGATAGCGTTCATAAAACATCTGGtatagaataaacacaaagatgGGATTGCTGTGATAAATTTTGGTACTTTGCTAATACTTATAGTTTTCATACAGTCAAGTATGTTTAGGGGCAAgtgaaattcttattttaatgagaaaaatttctgtttagagactttattattttagataaaGTTTATTATCCATAAACATACagtgtatttttccattttttataacaTCAATTTTTGTTTGGTCTTATGtgactaaataataataataataataatgacactTAACATAGCATTTGCTAcgtccaggcactgttctaaggtcCTTACATGCGTcaactcatttaatattcacaacaacccactgaggtaggtactatcatccccgttttacagatgaggaaactggcacacagaggtgaagtcacttgtcCAAAGGACACAACAAATAAATGattgagctgggatttgaacccagctagCCTGTTTCCAGAGTCCATGGTCCTAACCACTGTGCTATAACATCTGCTGTTGAAGATCAAGATGAGAATTATGGGATCCAAAGCTTGATTGCTCCCATTTTATGAATAGACTATTATGAGATCTTATGTACAAATGTTCTCACTTTATGCTGTCACTATCAGAACCTATTTGTATTCACAGATCTTATTCTTCAACTAGCTACTATCACTCCCTTGCTCATGTACGTGGAACTAGGCACAAACACTTCCTGACACCATTTTCAGTTTGGGCAGAAATAATAAAGGGGAGCACTGAATTCAAGTACCCTTTGCTTTAGAATCATATTCATAGCTCCACGCTTTGAGTACTGGTGCTTGGAATTTAACTCTCCTatctactttaattctttatcACTGACCGTTCTCTAGTTTGCACCTTATTATCTAGACCACTTACCATTAGTTTGTTTCTGACCTCCAGGATCCACCTGCTTCTTCAAATATCACTGACTTCCTGGATTCCTGACCACTGCCTTGTGTCCGACTAATGGTAACTACAACTCCTTAACTCCCAGCATGCTGACCTAGAGAACTACTTGGTTCTCCAAGTCTCAGCTTCTATCAGGTGCTTCCAGCAACATTGCTACCCGTGCCTCTGGCTGGCATGACAAGCATTACAGCTACATAATGAAATTATGGTTAGGCAAGGAATCTCTGAAGATTTAGAATCATCTACATGGTAatatgaattaataataataatagaaatacctTCCAAATGTCAAATTATTTAGTTTACAAAGTACtgtcacttcattcattcattcattcaacaaatatttattgagtgccaactgtGCGCCAGGTATATTTTAATGGAGATTAAAATAATCTGGGGGAAACAGACAATGTACAAATAATTGAACAATTATTTATCAGTTGTTGTAAGGCTATGAAGGAAAAGTAAGTATAGGATGCTATGAGAATCTGGAAAGTTAAGGAAAGAATTCCTGAGGAAGTAACATTTATGGTGACTGAAGgatctattttctcatttgattagTACAATAACCTTGTGACTTAGATAAGACGTAtgtttttatatcaattttaCCTAATCAGAGGTTAAACAGAAAGTACTAAAGATAGTCATGGGATCCACatattttgacttcatttttttcttctactctaTGCTgccttaaaatataaatatatagtaagtACAGTTTTCACAATATATATCAAGGGTTATAAAAATGTTGGTACTCTGACAGTGTTTCACTTCAATGAATCTACTCAAGGAAATTATCTAAAATGTGGATAGTTCATGCACAAAGATGTTCTTCACATAGTTATTTGGTatagtgaaaaacagaaaaacctcaAGGATTTAACTCTAAGGGCATGATTAAGTAAATGTGCTATTTCCATGTGATGGAATATTCtgccattaaaatatttatcgTGTGTTCATAttatataatgttaagtgaaagatCAGCATACAAGATTATATAAAGTGtgtttgcaattattttaaatatatttaatcagaGACAAATGActagaaataaatacattggAGATTGTGAACTACTTACCTTTAGGTGGGTAAGATCATATGtgatttttgtttacttctttatgtTCTTTTCCAAAGTTCTTACAGTGTGAGAGTATTTTatattcaggaaaaatatttaaacaattgtgcataaaaattcattatttatttatctttttattttacatgtaaTCAAGTTTACTGTTGAAATACTTCAAAATATAAGTAtgcaaagtgaaaaaattaaaatctcaaataaactcaATACTCAGATAATGCTGTAATGTTTTTGGTGTATGTTCTTCCATACTCTTCATAGgtatgcttattttcttttacaaaatggaatcatactgccATTTAACCTATCTTTTCCACTTAACAATAAATTGTAAGTATCATCCCATGTCATTGACAGTGCATCTATagtataattttaatacattacATATTTACTTTATCTCCTACTGGTAGGCATTGAgctctttccaatttttttttctgttataaaaactGCTATGATGAGCACATACATTACGCAAGTTGTGCAAAACACAAACTGCATCGTCCTTTGCGGTGGCCCTGTACATGATGGTGTGCAAATTTGTTGAAATACtacttaggataaattcttaaaaggaGAGTTGCTGAGCCAAAGCATATGTACACCATAATGCTTATCGCACCAAAAAATCTAAGCAATCCAGATGTCCAACAACTGGGGTAGTTTAGTAAAATTATATTGTAAGTTTAtggtggaatactatgcagctatttAAGTTTACACCacagaagaatattttatgaaatggaCATATGTTCACAAGATTTCATTAGTGAGAAGAACATGTCACATGAAAGTACATATAATATTCAAATTTTGTAGAAAGGAAACTATGTAATTGTCCTCAGAAAAATAGCTATAAgaatatatactaaaatattagtAGTAAAACTCCCAAaatgaaaatggataaattgtggcatatttaCACAATAGAATGTTATACAGCAATGAAATGAAGGCACTACAGCTAAACATAATAACATGGGTAGATTTTACTTCTATTATGTCAAATTAAGATAAGCCCCAGAAGACTACATGTGGtagaatattctttttatattattcaaaaacaagtaaaactaaacattatattatttaggcatacaaatatatttgggattgaaaatattttattaaaaaacaaataaatatcaatCAAAACTTCAGGAAAACGGTCATAGGAGCTGAAGAAAGGGGGTTGGAATCAAAGAGAATCATAGAAGTGGGCTGAAGTTATTGTCAGTATTCTGGTGCTCAGgttgagtgggtgggtgggtgagtgggtatTAATTATGTAATTAAGAGCATATCATTGACtatttgtgttattattatgaaaattaaataaaagaagacagtAGTGGATAAAAATTGCAAAGGGTCATGTATGGACCAATGAGACAGTGTGCATGGTCTATGACAGTGTGCATGGGTTACTTATAATCCAATTCTGTGTACTcaaatttcatattcttttaagCAGCAATGTCTGGGTGGTGGGaatatatgtactttttattCTCTTGTGGCTCTTTATTCTCTAAATTTTCTATAGGGAAAATACAACATCAtattgattgaaaaatgggcccAAAACAAGCCTTCTTACTTCAAGTAAGatctcaaatatattaaaaatgcataacAGGGACTAAAAAGAAGGGTTGATATGTTAATAATAATTGCCTCTGTGTAGTGAGATTTCATAttgcttttcttgtgttttcttatatttttttcaccCAAATGTCATAAAGTAAGCTTATGTTagttttttctgttaaaaaagtaatacatgcttataataaaagcaagaagtgcagagctggcctggtgacgtagtggttaagttcacatactctgcttcagtggcctgggattcacaggtttggatcctgggcacagacctacacactgctcatcgagccatgctgtggcagcatcccacacacaaaaaatagatgaagattggcatagatgttagctcagcgagaatccttcctccagcaaaaagaagcagactggcaacagatgttagctcagggccaatcttcctcagcgaaaaaaccaaaaccaaaaaaaaacccctgcagTAGTATATATAAagtaacaaatgaaaatattcttctccCAGTCACACTGCCCAGAGACAGCCATGATTATTTGCTTGCTTTGTATCTTCCAAGTACTTTTCCCATTTAGGTGCATGCATTCTTGTGTGTTTTACAAAAGGAAATCATCCTATACATATTGTAGAACTTGGTCCCCCACCCATCCTCAATAGAAAGTCATTGTTGTAACAGCTAGTAGAATTCCATAGTAGGGTGTACTATATAATTTATTCAACTCTTTCTATGTAATAGATCTTTGGTTGTTCACAGTTTTTTACTATTACAGAAAATGCTATAAAAAGCATTCTTTTACATCTATTTTTTGCAGGTTTAGAAGTATTTTTATAGGCTAGTATCTTAGAAGTATAACTGCTAGATCAAAAGGCTTGAGCTAAATTGTCCTCCCAGCAGGGCAGACactatcattctttttaattttggtcaaCATTTTGGATGAAAAATCCAATCTCATTCCTTTAAGTTATTTTTCCCTAATCATTAATAAAGTTAAGcaccttttaatatatttattagctatttgtatttcttctgttgGAAACTGcttgttcatatcctttgcctatGTTTTTGTTGAGTCActtatcttttttccttgttgatttgaTTTCCTTATAGGAGGTTTCTGGATATTAGAGCTGATATGTTTTTTGTCTGCTATATATTGAACGTATCtgccatttgtctttttaaagtttatttatggTGGTATGTGACATAAAGATTTGATTATGTAAATAGGCAAAGATTTTCATCTTGCTTttatagttttttggttttgtctcAGTCCTATGTAGGCTTCAGTATCccaagattataaaaaatattcttctatattttcttctaatattttatgtattattattgCTTAGTGCTTTAATCCATATGGGAttgattttatgtatgtgtgtatggtgGAAAGTAGGGACCTCCGTTTAGTTTTGCAGAAGAGGTAGCTTGTTTTTCTTGTGTTGAATTATATCTGTACTGATTTGGAATTCTCTTTTTAACCTCAACTATGTGGATATGCTTACGTTtcttttctgttcaattttggTCTGTTACTGAGTTAGTACCTTACTGCTTTAATCACTGTAgtattataatatgttttaaaatctgatgGGGCTGCCCAcccttcattattctttttttcagacTTTACTTGACtattcttgtatattttctttttctagatgaATTTtaggcacagatgttcactcagggccagtcttcctcagcaaaaaaaaaaaaaggaggattggcagtggatattagctcaggaccagtcttcctcaaaaagaggaaCTTgtcaacttctttaaaaaaaaaatgcctggaaGTGCCTCATACCTTTTGAGTAATGTGtcaagaattgacatctttacaatatagAGTTTTGCATTTATCTTCTATCCAAGCATCATGTTAAACTCCATTCTTAGCGCTGGGTTTTTTTCCAGTTAATTATCTTGAATTCCTAGGTACACAATCATGTCAGTAGTAAATaatgaaatgtttgttttctccttcttagtgtgtgtatctaattttttttcttttagcacattGGTAAAGATCTTATGACTTCCAGAACAATGCAGACTTACAGATTAAAAAAGAGCAAGTGTCCTTCTCTTGATTTTGACTTTAATAGAAATTCCTCATTGTTTCTCTCTAAAATATGATGATCACCATTGTTTCTGATAGATACCCTTTTTCAAGTTATAGAAATGCCCTTCTATTCCTGATTCCTGATTAACTTATAGTTTTGTAAGGAACAGATACAGAATGTTATCAGATACCTTTTCTGGCATCTGCCAAGATGATAATATGGTTATTCTCATTAATCCATTAATGTAGTTAATTACACTAATAGATTTCCTAATGTTGAGCTATtcttgcattcttggaataaaacTGACTTGGTAGTGGTGTTTGGCTATGTAGATATTTCATTTAGGATGTAAAACTTTATATTAACAAGTGTCTAGAGCAGTGCCTCCTTACGTTTTTCACATGGGGTAAATGGACAAGATTGCTCAGGGCAGAGGCAACTGGCTTCCCAGGCTCTGCCTGGCTGCCCCCAAAGCCTTAGGAATAAATATCACATTACACATACAGCCCATCCATAAGACACCAATGTGCCAAGGCACACTTATTGGAAAACTCTcgtttattgttttcctttgtgtgaTGTCCTTTCCTGATTTAATATCACAATTGTGTTACCCTTGGGAatgaacttgattttttttttcttattttacagtgTGAGTAACTCAGACATAAGCTGTTCCCTTGAACAGCTGCAACACTCACCCATAAAACCATTTTGTCCTGATGCTtgtttggggaaggggagggtaGAAATGTAAAccctctttcagtttctttgatgATTAGTCTATCTGAGATTTCCAACTCTACTTGGGTGGAAATTTTGTCAATTTGTCTGTAAAACTCTtccattttatttggattttcaaATGTATTGATTGAAAGTTGTACATAATAGTTTGTAATGTGTCTTAATTTGCCTATATGTAGCTAAAccccttttttattcttttccttaacaGCACTGTCCATaggtttgtatattttatttttagttaactATTAGAAAAAACAAGTGGTTTTTTAATTATCACTTTCTGCTTctgttaattctttctttctacgTTCTTTGCTTCTGTTTGATCGGTGTCAACATTATTTAGGTGAATGcttagtttattttttagtttttcttttttttatttaatgcatttaaattataaattgtcCTCTGAATATGTTTGGCTGTATCCCTTAGTTGTCACATGCAGTGTTATCAAAGTCCTTCGTTTGTCACCTCATTTGTagttagttttgttttcctttttaatctgacttatttagaaatgtatttatatatttcaacaTGGTTAGGTTTTGGTTGACgttttgtttttctatccttttttttcctttttactactTATACTGTCTCATGGATGGGGAATGCTTCCTGCATGAattatacattttggaaaattttctgtgtcctaatgtaataaaattttataaatattaaatgggCAATTGAAGCaactgtgtattttctttttgtttgggtAATATTATATCATATTTCTACATATTGAATCAAACTTGTTGTTATTcagattttccctttttatctgCTTGATCTAAATTTTCTGGTAAAAGTATGTAAAATCTTCCACTGTTGTTTTATCACAGTTTCTTATTTCTAAccttttttcctttacatatttgtaatttttcttcagTGCATTACATTTCATGATTATCTTATTGGATTGTGTTAATTCCCGATTCCTTTTTTGATTCATTTAATGCTTTTTGCCTTGACATTTCTTTGCCACCTCTATGTGATTTTTGTTAGCATTGTGTCTGGTGTATCTTTATTCATTctaatattttcaacttttctgtgttgttttgttttaggtatatcttttcaaaacatcacgtgatgagatttttttttactctgaGAATGTCTGCCTTTTGTTTCATAATTAAACCTTTCACATTTATTACAGTTCTGTAATA
This DNA window, taken from Equus przewalskii isolate Varuska chromosome X, EquPr2, whole genome shotgun sequence, encodes the following:
- the LOC103558186 gene encoding IgA FC receptor-like isoform X3, with the protein product MSSNGFKVFQTIHVFQQFQGLPANPRLPEKSVFRQIQVFQSIQVFQLIYVFQKEIQVFHSVCVFQEHLRLPPNPDLPPNPVFQPIHVFQRKSMSSTKSRSSDNATSSRKFVSSTKSKSSSKYMSSRKSMSSSNLQVFQQIYVFQTTQVFQTIWVFLKIHVFQKTHVFQEIHVFQRPPGLPAYPSLPENSCLPENSWLPENPCLPGNLCLPANPCLPTKLCLPSNSCLPAYPGLPTKLRLPENPCLPTKPRLPENPRLLAKPRLPENPRLPTPPGLPASPGLPASARLPASPRLPASLRLPASPCLPTATQSSKSGLNTHVFQRLQCTGLLTFRSSSVYDIQDPPASSNITDFLDS